Proteins encoded within one genomic window of Legionella sp. PC997:
- the orn gene encoding oligoribonuclease → MKNNQNLIWIDLEMTGLEPEKDRIIEIATVVTDPHLNIIAEGPVFAISQAKMLLDGMDSWNTRQHGQSGLVDRVLQSQISEAQAEQLTIEFLKQYLDKGKSPMCGNSVCQDRRFLYKYMPDLAAFFHYRNLDVSTLKELAIRWRPELLNGVVKESKHLALDDIKDSIAELVYYRHHFINMLDVKK, encoded by the coding sequence ATTTGGAAATGACAGGACTTGAGCCTGAAAAAGATAGGATTATTGAAATTGCTACTGTGGTGACCGACCCCCATTTAAATATTATTGCTGAAGGTCCAGTTTTTGCAATTTCTCAAGCTAAAATGCTGCTCGATGGCATGGATTCCTGGAATACTCGGCAACATGGACAATCCGGTTTAGTTGATCGCGTTTTACAAAGTCAAATTAGCGAAGCACAAGCAGAGCAGTTAACCATCGAGTTTTTAAAGCAGTATCTAGATAAAGGTAAATCACCAATGTGTGGCAATAGTGTGTGTCAGGATAGGCGGTTTCTTTACAAATACATGCCAGATCTTGCTGCATTTTTTCATTATCGAAATTTGGATGTGAGTACACTAAAAGAATTAGCTATTCGTTGGCGACCTGAATTATTAAATGGAGTAGTTAAAGAATCAAAACACCTTGCCCTAGACGATATTAAAGACTCTATTGCGGAGTTAGTATATTATCGTCACCATTTTATAAACATGTTGGATGTAAAGAAATGA
- a CDS encoding epoxyqueuosine reductase QueH, with protein MIQRERLELPNDADKLLLHSCCAPCSGEVMEALISSEINFTIFFYNPNIHPIQEYEIRKNENISFAEKHNIPFIDADYDKDNWFARAKGLEWEPERGKRCTMCFDMRFERTALYAHEHEFPVISSSLGISRWKDMNQINDCGIRAASKYPNLEYWTYNWRKNGGSERMYEIAKREEFYKQEYCGCVYSLRDTNAWRKQKERNRIKIGINYYAEEKKEDQKNEGTL; from the coding sequence ATGATACAAAGAGAGCGACTGGAATTACCTAATGATGCAGACAAGTTATTGTTGCACTCATGTTGTGCACCTTGTTCAGGTGAGGTCATGGAAGCGCTTATTAGTTCGGAAATTAATTTTACTATCTTTTTTTATAATCCGAATATTCACCCTATTCAAGAATATGAAATTAGAAAAAACGAAAATATTAGTTTTGCAGAAAAGCACAATATCCCATTTATTGATGCGGATTATGATAAGGATAACTGGTTTGCTCGTGCGAAGGGTCTAGAATGGGAACCTGAGCGGGGTAAACGATGTACTATGTGCTTTGATATGCGTTTTGAGCGTACGGCATTATATGCTCACGAGCATGAGTTTCCCGTAATTAGCAGTTCTTTGGGAATATCACGCTGGAAGGATATGAATCAAATTAATGATTGCGGAATTCGTGCGGCAAGCAAATACCCTAACCTAGAATATTGGACTTATAATTGGCGAAAAAATGGAGGTTCAGAACGCATGTATGAAATTGCCAAGCGTGAAGAGTTTTATAAACAAGAATATTGTGGATGTGTATATTCGTTACGTGATACAAATGCATGGCGTAAGCAAAAAGAACGTAATCGAATAAAAATTGGCATTAACTATTATGCTGAAGAAAAAAAAGAAGATCAAAAAAACGAAGGAACATTATGA
- a CDS encoding cation diffusion facilitator family transporter: MSTHSHGGSHHQHNHGAKNAPMAYDKAFIISIVANGIFVLIQIIFAYLSNSTSLLADAFHNLGDVLGLVLAWIATVLMKRAPTMKATYGLKKISILSALANGILLVFTCGIIATDAVYKLFSPSEVQAFSVMIVAGIGIVINSATALLFARGSDDLNIRAAYLHLFYDALVSVGVVLSAALLYWTGWQWIDPVVGLLIALVILKGTWALFAGSFRLIIDGVPDNISWTTVSDFLLSKEGVKGFHDLHIWAMSTQENALSVHLYMPDNELSDALRAEWVEQLRQEFNIQHVTIQVEKTQTDCNDACHQPKFL; this comes from the coding sequence ATGAGCACGCATTCTCATGGTGGTTCACATCACCAACACAATCACGGAGCAAAGAATGCTCCCATGGCTTATGATAAAGCCTTTATTATTTCCATAGTTGCGAATGGCATCTTTGTACTGATTCAAATTATTTTTGCTTATTTATCAAATTCGACCAGTTTATTGGCTGATGCGTTTCACAACTTAGGCGACGTTTTAGGTTTGGTTTTAGCATGGATTGCTACCGTACTTATGAAACGCGCACCTACAATGAAAGCAACCTACGGCTTAAAAAAAATTTCCATACTCTCCGCATTGGCAAATGGAATCTTGCTCGTTTTTACATGCGGTATTATCGCCACGGATGCGGTCTATAAGTTGTTTTCACCGTCTGAGGTTCAAGCTTTCTCTGTCATGATTGTTGCAGGGATAGGTATTGTCATTAATTCTGCTACCGCCTTATTGTTTGCACGTGGCTCCGACGATTTGAATATTAGAGCCGCTTATTTACATTTATTCTATGATGCCTTAGTTTCCGTAGGTGTTGTTTTGTCAGCAGCCTTGCTGTATTGGACGGGTTGGCAATGGATAGATCCAGTGGTTGGTTTACTCATAGCATTAGTCATACTCAAAGGTACATGGGCTTTATTTGCAGGTAGTTTCAGATTAATTATTGATGGTGTTCCAGATAATATCTCTTGGACTACTGTAAGCGATTTTTTATTGAGCAAAGAAGGCGTGAAAGGATTTCATGATTTACATATTTGGGCAATGAGTACTCAAGAAAATGCCCTGTCAGTTCATTTGTATATGCCTGATAATGAACTTTCAGATGCATTAAGAGCAGAGTGGGTTGAGCAGTTACGTCAAGAATTTAATATTCAGCATGTTACTATTCAGGTGGAAAAGACCCAAACAGATTGTAATGATGCATGCCATCAACCTAAGTTTCTATAG
- a CDS encoding type I secretion system permease/ATPase: protein MDKSYENNETFSDPLLDCLVILTMLNHRPLSADVLRAGLPLENNKFTPSLFVRAAERVGFSARIVKRSLQHISKLVLPVVLLLKNDQACILKNIIDSETVELILSDHGGGVQQKSFDDLEESYIGQAIFIAPVFKYETRAEAAPTENIDKLSWFWSTLSRYRYIYMQVVVAAFIVNIFNLVMPLFIMNVYNRVIPNNAYVTLWVLVVGVLMINFFDFILRLLRGYLIDVSGKKADVVMASTLFQQAISIRLMNKPNSVGAFVNNLREFEVLRDFFTSATLTTIIDLPFVVLFFVLIAYLGSWLVLIPLIIVPLILLAAYIIEKPMREAVLKSLQGAMQKHALLVETVTAIETVKSLNAEGQMQKKWEQYVGTTARDSLKMRYFSNLIITITNYGQGFITVGMIALGVYMIEEGSMTLGGLIATNILAGRILAPLSSLAGILTRLQQARLSLENLNHLMSLPVERPENKRFLHLPKIEGTIEFDKVSFQYPGQQILALDHVSFKIKAGERVAIIGRIGSGKSTIQRLILGLYQPKEGNIYIDGINIEQLDPVDLRKNMGFVPQDSMLFYGTVRDNISMGMPWADDAAIINAGYLGGVDRFVNHHPEGFDMMVGERGEGLSGGQRQSIALARGLLSNPPIWLFDEPTSAMDMATEQETIQRLLTLKESKTIILVTHKVSLFPLVDRLIMMDNGHIILDGPKNEVIEVLQKAQALEKQKQTQPFSSSIPNQEGK from the coding sequence ATGGATAAGTCTTATGAGAATAACGAAACATTCTCTGATCCATTATTAGATTGTTTAGTAATTTTAACTATGCTAAATCATCGCCCGTTGTCTGCAGATGTACTTCGTGCTGGATTACCGCTGGAAAATAATAAATTTACCCCCTCCTTATTTGTACGTGCAGCGGAACGAGTTGGATTTTCAGCACGCATAGTGAAACGATCCCTTCAGCATATTTCAAAATTAGTTTTACCGGTTGTGTTGCTTTTAAAAAATGATCAGGCATGCATCTTAAAAAATATTATTGATTCTGAAACAGTCGAACTCATTTTGTCGGATCATGGAGGAGGGGTTCAACAAAAATCATTCGATGATTTGGAGGAAAGTTATATTGGACAAGCTATCTTTATTGCTCCCGTTTTTAAATATGAAACTCGAGCTGAAGCAGCACCAACAGAAAATATAGATAAGCTTTCCTGGTTCTGGAGTACCTTATCCCGTTATCGCTATATTTACATGCAAGTTGTTGTTGCGGCATTCATAGTCAATATTTTCAATCTGGTTATGCCCTTATTTATAATGAATGTATATAACCGAGTCATTCCTAACAATGCCTATGTCACTTTATGGGTACTCGTTGTTGGGGTTTTGATGATTAATTTTTTTGATTTTATATTAAGACTATTACGTGGTTATTTAATTGACGTGAGTGGAAAAAAGGCGGATGTGGTGATGGCAAGCACTTTATTCCAACAAGCAATAAGCATTCGCTTAATGAACAAACCCAACTCGGTCGGTGCTTTTGTAAATAATCTGCGAGAGTTTGAAGTGCTTCGCGATTTTTTTACTTCCGCAACACTAACTACAATTATTGATTTACCCTTTGTGGTTTTGTTTTTTGTACTTATCGCGTATTTAGGCAGCTGGCTTGTACTGATTCCCCTTATTATAGTGCCGCTTATCTTACTCGCTGCCTATATAATTGAGAAACCTATGCGTGAAGCGGTATTAAAATCCTTGCAAGGAGCCATGCAAAAACATGCATTATTAGTGGAAACAGTAACGGCTATTGAAACAGTTAAATCGTTAAATGCTGAAGGACAAATGCAAAAAAAATGGGAACAATATGTGGGTACGACCGCCCGAGATTCACTAAAAATGCGCTATTTCTCAAATTTGATAATCACTATTACCAATTATGGTCAAGGGTTTATTACGGTAGGTATGATTGCCTTGGGTGTCTATATGATTGAGGAAGGAAGCATGACATTAGGTGGCTTAATCGCCACAAATATTTTGGCGGGAAGAATTTTAGCTCCTCTTTCTTCATTGGCGGGAATTTTAACCCGGTTGCAGCAAGCCAGGTTATCCTTGGAAAATCTGAATCACTTAATGTCATTGCCTGTTGAGCGTCCAGAAAATAAACGTTTTTTACACCTGCCTAAAATAGAAGGAACCATAGAATTCGATAAAGTTAGTTTTCAATATCCTGGTCAACAGATCCTAGCCCTTGATCACGTTTCTTTTAAAATAAAGGCGGGGGAACGGGTAGCCATAATTGGCCGTATTGGTTCGGGTAAAAGTACAATTCAACGCTTAATTCTAGGTTTATATCAACCGAAAGAAGGAAATATTTATATAGATGGGATTAACATTGAACAACTAGATCCTGTTGATTTAAGAAAGAACATGGGCTTTGTCCCCCAAGATAGCATGCTATTCTATGGAACAGTCCGAGACAATATTTCTATGGGAATGCCTTGGGCTGATGATGCAGCAATTATCAATGCAGGTTATCTTGGTGGTGTAGACCGATTCGTTAATCACCATCCAGAAGGATTTGATATGATGGTAGGCGAGAGAGGGGAAGGCTTATCTGGAGGACAGCGTCAATCTATTGCCCTGGCGCGTGGGCTACTATCTAATCCCCCGATCTGGTTATTTGATGAGCCTACCAGTGCCATGGATATGGCCACAGAACAAGAAACGATTCAGCGCTTATTAACTCTTAAAGAAAGTAAAACCATTATCTTAGTAACCCATAAAGTATCATTATTTCCTTTAGTTGACCGTCTTATCATGATGGATAATGGCCATATTATTTTAGATGGGCCTAAAAATGAGGTGATTGAAGTTCTACAAAAGGCACAGGCACTGGAGAAACAAAAACAAACCCAACCGTTTTCATCTTCAATACCCAATCAGGAAGGTAAATAA
- a CDS encoding HlyD family type I secretion periplasmic adaptor subunit, translating to MALKKKRKEKKFFSEDEDFIADSKAALLSKTTMVANSILFIVLMLIILGIIWSYFGMIDDVVIGEGKVVPSSEVKIIQSLDGGIINKILVQEGEIVRPNQILVTLDDTRYKADYKNGYHRYLALSATVARLTAQAYGKPSVQFSAELKENAPDLVDRENYLFKTQLDSLHSELENLKQYLDLAKEHTKMYEKLTIKGYASKAEYIRTQEIIAEIQQKILEKKNQYQNTAWTQLNQQKAELMSLTDSLASLKDKMVRTQLRSLVYGVVKKINIKTEGGVVSPGEDILEIVPLSDKLLVEAKVTPKDIAFIHTGQKVSVKITAYDYTVYGSLNGVVTYISADAIEEPSTKFSATPSITYYMIRVQTDKNYLGNDKHKLPIIPGMTANVFIKTGKKSVLDYILKPIFKAKEESFRER from the coding sequence ATGGCTTTGAAGAAAAAGAGGAAAGAGAAAAAATTTTTTTCAGAAGATGAAGATTTTATTGCTGACTCTAAAGCAGCGTTGTTATCGAAAACAACAATGGTTGCGAACAGTATTCTTTTTATTGTCTTAATGCTTATTATCTTGGGAATAATTTGGTCTTATTTTGGAATGATAGACGATGTTGTTATTGGTGAGGGAAAAGTTGTTCCTTCATCAGAAGTTAAAATTATCCAAAGCTTGGATGGTGGAATTATTAATAAGATTTTGGTTCAAGAAGGGGAAATAGTTCGTCCCAACCAAATTCTAGTAACTCTTGATGATACTCGGTACAAGGCAGATTATAAAAATGGTTATCATCGATATCTTGCTCTTTCGGCCACAGTCGCCAGGCTAACGGCACAAGCTTATGGTAAACCAAGTGTTCAGTTTTCTGCTGAGTTGAAAGAAAATGCTCCTGATCTCGTAGATAGAGAAAATTATTTATTTAAAACCCAACTCGATTCACTTCATTCAGAATTAGAGAATTTAAAACAATATTTAGATCTGGCGAAAGAGCACACTAAAATGTATGAGAAATTAACAATCAAAGGGTATGCATCTAAAGCTGAATATATTCGCACTCAAGAAATTATTGCAGAAATTCAACAAAAAATATTAGAGAAAAAAAACCAATATCAAAATACTGCATGGACTCAGCTTAACCAGCAAAAAGCAGAGTTAATGAGTTTGACTGATTCATTAGCTTCTTTAAAAGATAAAATGGTGCGTACTCAACTAAGATCCCTCGTTTATGGTGTAGTTAAAAAAATCAATATTAAAACGGAGGGAGGAGTTGTTAGTCCAGGTGAAGATATTTTGGAAATTGTTCCTTTGTCAGATAAGTTACTTGTTGAAGCAAAAGTAACGCCGAAAGATATCGCTTTTATTCATACGGGACAAAAGGTATCAGTTAAGATCACAGCATATGATTATACGGTCTATGGCAGTTTAAATGGAGTGGTTACTTATATCAGCGCGGATGCAATTGAAGAACCAAGCACTAAATTCTCTGCAACACCATCAATAACTTACTATATGATACGTGTACAAACCGATAAAAATTATTTAGGAAACGATAAACATAAATTACCCATAATTCCTGGTATGACCGCCAATGTTTTTATTAAAACGGGGAAAAAAAGTGTTTTGGATTATATTCTTAAACCCATATTTAAGGCCAAAGAGGAATCGTTCAGGGAAAGATAA
- a CDS encoding heme biosynthesis HemY N-terminal domain-containing protein yields MMRILFAFLILLGSVALGIQLNKDPGYVLIAINQWTIETTVWVAVFGIILLFLVMYLILRLCQKISHTPSTLAQWHSKRLTQKAQAITRKGLIEYSEGYWLKAKNHLIQALPNTDTPLLNYLTAARAAQKMGDNQLRDDYLREAQHSMPEAKIAVELTQAELQLANHQWEQALATLQHLHDIAPRHPYVLKLIMQLYQEVKDWPQLIQILPDLKKYQVINPQEFELLQCNAYLQRLIDLVKQNQSEAVKAFFHSLPKALANEPNIIAEYIRFLLKKADYTNANDLLRRALRKDLNPQLIGLYSLLPIDEKQLAFAEGLLKKNAHSAALYLCLGQICMKRKLWGKAKYYLERSNEIEPTALAYETQGQLHEKLGEEALACRSYKQGLTLVTTKI; encoded by the coding sequence ATGATGCGTATTCTCTTTGCTTTCTTGATTTTACTAGGTTCCGTGGCTTTAGGAATTCAACTCAATAAAGACCCAGGCTATGTATTAATTGCGATCAACCAATGGACCATTGAAACTACAGTCTGGGTAGCTGTTTTTGGCATCATTCTTTTATTCCTTGTTATGTATCTTATTTTGCGCCTATGTCAGAAAATTTCACACACGCCAAGTACATTAGCTCAATGGCATTCAAAAAGACTGACTCAAAAAGCACAAGCAATTACCCGAAAAGGATTAATTGAGTACAGTGAAGGATATTGGTTAAAAGCCAAAAATCATTTGATTCAAGCATTACCGAATACGGATACACCTTTACTTAATTATTTAACTGCTGCACGGGCCGCCCAAAAAATGGGGGACAATCAATTACGCGATGATTATCTACGTGAGGCGCAACATTCCATGCCTGAGGCTAAAATTGCCGTGGAGTTAACTCAAGCCGAATTACAACTTGCAAATCATCAATGGGAGCAAGCGCTTGCAACACTCCAGCACTTACATGATATAGCTCCACGTCATCCTTATGTTTTAAAGCTTATAATGCAACTTTATCAAGAGGTAAAAGACTGGCCACAACTCATTCAAATTTTGCCGGACTTAAAAAAATATCAGGTTATTAATCCGCAAGAATTTGAATTATTACAGTGTAATGCTTATTTGCAACGTCTTATTGATCTTGTAAAACAAAATCAATCTGAGGCGGTGAAGGCTTTCTTCCATTCATTACCCAAAGCTTTAGCGAACGAACCGAATATTATCGCAGAATATATCCGTTTCTTATTAAAAAAAGCAGATTACACTAATGCAAATGACCTATTACGTCGTGCACTGCGCAAAGACCTTAATCCGCAATTGATTGGACTCTATAGTCTCTTACCAATCGATGAAAAACAATTGGCTTTTGCTGAAGGATTACTGAAAAAAAATGCCCATTCAGCGGCCCTTTATTTATGTTTAGGTCAAATATGCATGAAACGAAAATTGTGGGGAAAAGCCAAATATTATCTTGAACGATCTAACGAAATAGAACCTACTGCTTTAGCCTATGAAACTCAAGGACAGTTGCATGAAAAACTGGGCGAAGAAGCACTTGCTTGTAGGAGTTATAAACAGGGTTTAACGTTAGTAACAACAAAAATTTAA
- a CDS encoding uroporphyrinogen-III C-methyltransferase: MASNEEQVQKVKKTLNTSHNEKTKPINNSPLCKNQSLIPILAFIVALGSLGVAAYTLFENNQLETQLSKTQNNFSTQLQQLEQSQVQAQELTNTRENKTEEIQTQWQAKFENLSKQIQNALQQKFYQNQDWLLLKARYYLELAQINSHWSNEIDATVALLEQSDQLLKQLNDPKILNIRQAIAKEIAQIQALPTVDIAGLLSQLDAAQNSIDDLSIPLPMKGNTHSSENSPPTANDSSTWKGRLQGSLNALEKLVVIRRHEQGIEPLISPLFEALLKEKLRLNLQEAQWAVLNNEPSVYQLVLKQAISSLKMNFNEKTPNTAALIKKLTELQQKNVTQKRPAMGSALPMLNELLQSKKTPETQSLNDGQGGNQ; encoded by the coding sequence ATGGCCAGCAATGAAGAACAAGTACAAAAAGTAAAAAAAACACTCAATACTTCGCACAATGAAAAGACGAAACCTATAAATAATTCACCATTATGTAAAAATCAATCCCTGATACCCATCTTAGCTTTTATAGTTGCATTAGGCTCGCTAGGAGTTGCTGCTTATACTCTTTTTGAGAACAACCAGTTGGAAACGCAACTAAGTAAAACGCAAAATAATTTCTCCACACAGCTCCAACAATTAGAGCAAAGCCAAGTCCAAGCCCAGGAATTAACGAATACAAGAGAAAATAAGACTGAAGAAATACAAACACAGTGGCAAGCCAAATTTGAAAATTTAAGCAAACAAATACAAAATGCACTGCAACAAAAATTTTATCAAAATCAGGATTGGCTTCTCCTTAAGGCACGTTATTATCTTGAATTAGCACAAATTAATTCCCATTGGAGCAACGAAATTGATGCAACTGTTGCATTGTTGGAGCAATCCGATCAGCTCTTAAAACAACTCAACGACCCCAAAATTTTGAATATAAGACAAGCGATAGCAAAAGAAATAGCACAAATTCAAGCCCTTCCCACAGTTGATATTGCTGGACTGCTTAGTCAACTGGATGCAGCACAAAACAGCATCGATGATCTGAGTATTCCGTTACCGATGAAAGGAAATACTCATTCATCAGAAAATAGCCCACCTACAGCAAATGATTCGTCTACCTGGAAAGGGCGATTACAAGGGAGTTTGAATGCATTGGAAAAGCTTGTGGTAATTCGACGACATGAGCAAGGGATTGAACCTTTGATTTCTCCTTTATTTGAAGCATTACTTAAAGAAAAGCTCCGCCTTAATCTTCAAGAAGCGCAATGGGCTGTTCTTAATAACGAGCCGTCGGTTTACCAACTGGTTCTCAAACAAGCGATTAGTAGTCTTAAAATGAATTTTAATGAAAAGACGCCAAACACTGCTGCTTTAATCAAAAAACTAACGGAGTTACAACAAAAGAATGTAACTCAAAAAAGACCAGCCATGGGATCTGCACTCCCGATGCTCAATGAATTGCTTCAATCAAAAAAAACTCCGGAAACTCAATCTTTAAATGACGGACAAGGAGGAAATCAATAA